The Desulfonatronum sp. SC1 nucleotide sequence CGGTCGGCCTCTGATCTTTTGCCAACTGCCTCCCCCTCCGGAACTGCTGTGCCGGGACAAGGCCCGGATTGTCTGGCTGCCCATGTGGGACAACGTGGCCCGGTGGCCCGAAACCTTCTGGGCCGGGCTGGCCCGTTCGCCCGCCTGCCCGCGCATCGTGGCCTTTTCCCGGCCCGTGGAGCAGCTTGCGCGGCGCTTCGGCCTGCCCACGCTGCGGCTGCGGTTCTATTTCGATCCCTCGCGGTTCGAGCCCGTCCGGCGAGATTCGGAGCGGACCATAATCTATTGGAACCGGATCGGGCTTTACAGCGAAGCGGCTATCCGCCGCATCTGCGCTGATCTGGCCGTGGAAAAACTGATCCATATCCATCGCCCCGACCCAGGATACGACCACCCCGGCCTGGCCCTGCCGGAGCGCATCGGCTCAACCCAGGTCCAAACCATCCGCGACTTCCTCCCTGACGCCGAGCATCGACGGCTCCTGGGGCAAAGCTCCCTCTGCCTGGCCCCCCGGGCCCGCGAAGGCGTGGGGCTGACCGTGCTCCAATCCATGGCCCGCGGAGCCTGCGTTCTGGCCTACGACGGCCCGGCCACCAACGAATACGTGATCCACGGTCGCAGCGGCCATCTGTTTCGCTCCTATTCCCGAACAATGCACAAATGGCGCAAGTCCCTGGGCAAGCGCTGGCACCGCCTCACGGGGAGGCGACAGCCATACTTCT carries:
- a CDS encoding glycosyltransferase — translated: MTPIPAFCMPWHTDVSNAFQEILAEPLRGMLDIALTPWDQNPQTPLDVLDRDPGRPLIFCQLPPPPELLCRDKARIVWLPMWDNVARWPETFWAGLARSPACPRIVAFSRPVEQLARRFGLPTLRLRFYFDPSRFEPVRRDSERTIIYWNRIGLYSEAAIRRICADLAVEKLIHIHRPDPGYDHPGLALPERIGSTQVQTIRDFLPDAEHRRLLGQSSLCLAPRAREGVGLTVLQSMARGACVLAYDGPATNEYVIHGRSGHLFRSYSRTMHKWRKSLGKRWHRLTGRRQPYFYHMVGVGQVGSALRRIDPDGLGSAARHEHEQGYAIWKSGLEGYAEFLAGW